The following are encoded in a window of Solibacillus sp. FSL R7-0668 genomic DNA:
- a CDS encoding heavy metal translocating P-type ATPase, protein MAVKTEQYRLENLSCANCAIKFEKNVKEIAGVQDAQLNFGAAKLTIVGEATVAELEAAGAFDGIKVSKASERKVVQTVPFYKRKENQLAAFSLVFVILGLFGSLLLGEGHILVNSLFAIAIVVGGYPIFKTGIKNLLRLEFDMKTLMTIAIIGAALIGEWQEAAVVVFLFAISEALEAYSMNKARQSISQLVELAPTTALIKRAHDQHFHEMEVATEQIQIGDILLVKPGQKIAMDGIVMVGTSTVNQAAITGESIPVTKTVGDHVFAGTLNEAGALEIQVTKRVEDTTISKIIHLVEEAQAQKAPSQKFVDRFAKYYTPAIMLVAVVVAIVPSFVTGDWAHWIYQGLAVLVVGCPCALVISTPVAIVTAIGNAARQGVLIKGGAYLEQLSHIRAVAFDKTGTLTKGQPEVVDIMTNNYDERTLFAQMAAVEKKSQHPLARAILAKAFDEKIDIPQAENFQSVTGKGAYATVKDEIIYVGSVSWIESIVAIPQNLSKAIEEHASNGHSVIVTANKERVLGIVSIADQVRSESKSVIEALHKSGIEHTVMLTGDAPLTAQKIADRLMISDVRASLLPENKLQAIKELQQQYGSVAMVGDGVNDAPALATADIGIAMGGAGSDAALETAQIVFMRDDLTKLPFTMKLSKRTLTIIKQNIIFALGLKLVALLLVIPGWLTLWIAIFADIGATLLVILNALRLLKNNKAS, encoded by the coding sequence GTGGCAGTTAAAACGGAGCAATACAGATTGGAAAATTTATCGTGCGCAAATTGTGCGATAAAGTTTGAAAAAAACGTAAAAGAAATTGCAGGCGTACAAGACGCACAGCTTAATTTTGGTGCAGCAAAATTAACGATAGTCGGTGAGGCAACCGTTGCCGAATTAGAAGCAGCGGGTGCATTTGATGGCATAAAGGTATCAAAAGCAAGTGAGCGTAAAGTCGTACAAACCGTGCCCTTCTACAAACGTAAAGAAAATCAACTAGCAGCCTTTTCATTAGTATTTGTCATTTTAGGTTTGTTTGGGAGCCTATTACTAGGAGAAGGGCATATTTTAGTAAACAGTCTGTTTGCCATTGCTATTGTTGTAGGTGGCTATCCGATTTTTAAAACGGGTATAAAAAACTTACTACGCCTTGAGTTTGATATGAAAACACTTATGACTATCGCGATTATAGGAGCAGCGCTAATCGGCGAGTGGCAGGAAGCAGCAGTTGTCGTGTTTTTATTTGCAATTAGTGAAGCGCTCGAAGCTTACTCGATGAATAAGGCTCGTCAATCCATCTCGCAATTAGTAGAGCTTGCACCGACAACAGCACTGATCAAACGCGCACATGACCAGCATTTTCATGAGATGGAAGTGGCGACTGAGCAAATTCAGATAGGGGATATACTACTCGTAAAGCCAGGTCAGAAAATTGCGATGGACGGTATTGTAATGGTGGGTACTTCTACTGTAAATCAGGCAGCGATAACGGGCGAATCTATCCCGGTAACGAAAACAGTAGGAGACCATGTTTTTGCAGGAACGCTTAATGAAGCTGGGGCACTTGAAATTCAAGTAACAAAGCGTGTGGAAGATACAACCATTTCTAAGATTATCCATTTAGTTGAGGAGGCACAGGCACAAAAGGCGCCGTCTCAAAAATTTGTCGACCGTTTTGCCAAATATTATACGCCGGCGATTATGCTCGTGGCGGTAGTGGTAGCCATTGTTCCGAGTTTCGTAACAGGTGATTGGGCACATTGGATTTACCAAGGTCTGGCTGTGTTAGTTGTCGGTTGTCCGTGTGCATTAGTCATATCAACTCCCGTAGCCATTGTAACCGCAATTGGTAATGCAGCACGACAAGGGGTACTGATTAAAGGCGGTGCGTACTTAGAGCAGCTTAGTCATATTCGCGCGGTGGCGTTCGACAAAACAGGTACGTTAACAAAAGGGCAGCCTGAAGTAGTAGACATCATGACAAATAATTATGATGAACGAACGCTATTTGCTCAAATGGCAGCGGTTGAAAAGAAATCACAGCATCCGTTAGCACGTGCCATATTAGCAAAAGCTTTTGATGAAAAAATTGATATCCCTCAAGCCGAAAATTTCCAATCTGTAACAGGCAAAGGGGCTTATGCAACGGTGAAGGATGAAATTATTTATGTAGGTAGTGTCAGTTGGATTGAATCAATCGTAGCTATTCCACAAAATCTATCAAAGGCAATAGAAGAGCACGCATCAAATGGTCATTCGGTAATTGTGACAGCCAATAAAGAACGCGTATTGGGAATAGTATCAATCGCTGACCAAGTGCGTTCAGAGAGTAAATCCGTCATTGAAGCACTTCATAAGAGTGGGATTGAGCATACGGTCATGCTTACCGGAGATGCTCCATTAACGGCGCAAAAAATTGCCGACCGTTTAATGATTAGCGATGTTCGTGCCAGCTTACTACCAGAAAATAAGCTACAGGCGATTAAAGAGCTACAACAGCAATATGGTTCTGTCGCAATGGTTGGAGATGGTGTCAATGATGCCCCGGCATTAGCCACTGCGGATATTGGTATTGCGATGGGTGGTGCTGGTTCCGATGCAGCACTTGAAACAGCACAAATTGTTTTCATGCGTGATGATTTAACAAAGCTACCATTTACAATGAAGCTAAGTAAACGAACACTGACGATTATTAAACAAAATATAATTTTCGCACTTGGATTGAAATTAGTTGCGCTATTGCTTGTAATTCCAGGATGGCTAACATTATGGATTGCCATTTTCGCCGACATTGGCGCAACATTATTAGTCATATTAAATGCTTTAAGATTATTAAAAAATAATAAAGCGTCTTAA
- a CDS encoding ArsR/SmtB family transcription factor, with protein MKDVCEVTCVNDEAVAQVKAQMPELTAVSKLLKVLSDETRLKILYALTIEQRLCVCDVATIIEASIATTSHHLRNLKENGLAKSTREGKLMYYSLADEHVYQIVRLAYEHSEE; from the coding sequence ATGAAGGATGTGTGTGAAGTAACATGCGTCAATGATGAGGCTGTTGCACAAGTAAAAGCACAAATGCCCGAATTAACGGCTGTATCGAAATTGCTAAAAGTGTTATCGGATGAGACACGCTTAAAAATTTTATATGCACTGACAATCGAGCAGCGACTTTGTGTTTGTGATGTTGCGACGATCATTGAGGCCAGTATTGCAACGACCTCTCACCATTTACGAAATTTGAAAGAGAACGGCTTGGCAAAATCGACGCGTGAAGGAAAGCTTATGTATTATTCGTTAGCAGATGAGCATGTATACCAAATTGTGCGATTAGCATATGAACATTCGGAGGAGTGA
- a CDS encoding penicillin acylase family protein, with the protein MAQQVSKSKRRKWVKILSWIIGVIIIIGGAAFAGLHFYLATSKPVIEGETVVKILDEDVEVTRDEIGVPHIFAKTEADLYRAQGYVQAQDRLFQMDLARRQASGMLAEVIGEAAVETDKYFRTFSLRHAAELSWEDYDEKSRQILEWYAEGVNAFIAEVKSTSKLSYEFKLLGYTPEPWTPLDSLTIGKYMAYDLGGNWNQQAFRSWALQNFTEEEAKELFVEYPENAQSIIEANLNIEADIATAFTPDYLPPEFNGSNNWVISGELTESGKPLLADDPHLGLSTPSIWYQMHLQSPEQNVSGVIFAGIPGIILGHNEEIAWGVTNVNPDVQDLYIEVPNPKNPYQFEYDGKWEDATVRQEPIRVKDGETVDFEVVETRHGPIISNIMLKDTEVKEVFSMQWTALQSTQELKAIIGLNKATNWKEFEKALEDFKVPAQNFVFASTDGTIAYKANGIVPIRKQGTGALPVPGNSSQYGWESYIPFDELPTVINPEEGYIATANNEVVGEHYPYHLSNLWAQPYRYERIVEMIENPSIDQKTGVQLKLTPDYMKVMQMDQKNLHAEEFLPRLVATIKEQDAEGKYAKVISLLEEWEYYDDKEQGAPLVYHFLIENMEKALFEDAMPADMYKLMPAKSQITDQMLRDAFAGNEGVWIQGEGGLNQFVYTAFEDAVIKIEDRLGTSVSKWQWGSYNKLTFNHPLSSASDLLANYLNPDKLAVGGSSVTVQAAAEDGYGNVKHGASWRFVADLNDLSSAQHIVGPGQSGHVKSKWYDNQVVNWVEGHYHQTKINGDMDVRYELTLKAE; encoded by the coding sequence ATGGCACAACAAGTGAGTAAATCAAAAAGGCGTAAATGGGTCAAGATTCTGAGTTGGATAATAGGTGTCATTATTATAATAGGTGGCGCAGCATTTGCAGGGCTCCATTTTTACTTAGCAACTTCGAAGCCGGTCATTGAAGGGGAGACCGTTGTCAAAATTCTAGATGAAGATGTTGAAGTAACAAGGGACGAGATAGGCGTTCCCCATATTTTTGCAAAAACAGAAGCCGACCTTTACCGCGCGCAAGGCTATGTACAAGCACAGGATCGTTTATTCCAAATGGATTTAGCACGTCGACAGGCAAGTGGCATGCTCGCGGAAGTAATTGGGGAGGCTGCGGTAGAAACCGATAAATACTTCCGTACATTTAGCTTACGTCATGCGGCAGAGCTTTCATGGGAAGACTATGACGAAAAATCGAGGCAAATACTCGAATGGTATGCTGAAGGGGTGAATGCATTTATTGCAGAAGTGAAGAGCACAAGCAAGTTATCGTATGAATTTAAACTACTAGGCTATACCCCGGAGCCATGGACGCCACTGGATTCATTAACCATTGGGAAATATATGGCCTATGATTTAGGCGGTAACTGGAATCAGCAAGCATTCCGTTCTTGGGCATTACAAAACTTTACTGAAGAAGAGGCAAAAGAATTATTTGTTGAGTACCCAGAAAACGCACAATCGATTATTGAAGCCAACCTAAATATAGAAGCGGATATTGCGACAGCATTTACACCAGATTATTTACCGCCAGAATTTAATGGTAGTAATAACTGGGTAATTAGCGGCGAATTAACGGAATCTGGTAAGCCACTACTTGCAGATGACCCACATTTAGGCTTGAGTACGCCGTCAATTTGGTATCAAATGCATTTACAATCACCTGAGCAAAATGTAAGCGGTGTTATTTTTGCGGGGATTCCCGGAATTATTTTAGGACATAATGAAGAAATCGCTTGGGGTGTAACGAATGTCAATCCGGATGTACAGGATTTATATATTGAGGTGCCAAACCCGAAAAACCCATACCAATTTGAATATGATGGGAAATGGGAGGACGCTACTGTTCGTCAAGAGCCAATTCGAGTAAAGGACGGCGAAACGGTAGACTTTGAAGTAGTAGAAACACGTCACGGTCCTATTATTTCAAATATTATGTTAAAAGATACAGAGGTGAAGGAAGTGTTTTCTATGCAATGGACAGCACTTCAATCTACACAAGAATTAAAAGCCATTATAGGTTTAAATAAAGCAACAAACTGGAAAGAGTTTGAAAAGGCATTAGAGGACTTTAAAGTACCCGCACAAAATTTCGTCTTTGCCTCAACCGATGGCACCATTGCCTATAAAGCAAACGGAATCGTACCCATTCGTAAACAAGGTACAGGTGCATTGCCAGTACCCGGGAACTCCTCACAATATGGCTGGGAAAGCTATATCCCGTTTGATGAGCTACCAACAGTGATTAATCCGGAAGAGGGGTATATTGCAACGGCCAATAATGAAGTCGTTGGCGAACACTACCCGTATCATCTATCCAATCTTTGGGCACAGCCATATCGCTACGAGCGCATTGTCGAAATGATAGAAAACCCATCAATTGATCAAAAAACAGGTGTGCAATTAAAATTGACGCCAGACTATATGAAAGTAATGCAAATGGATCAGAAGAACTTACATGCCGAGGAATTTTTACCTCGTTTAGTAGCAACAATTAAGGAACAAGATGCAGAGGGCAAGTATGCAAAGGTTATTTCCTTATTAGAAGAGTGGGAATACTATGATGATAAAGAGCAAGGTGCACCACTTGTTTATCATTTCTTGATTGAAAACATGGAAAAAGCGTTATTTGAAGATGCCATGCCAGCAGATATGTATAAATTAATGCCCGCCAAATCACAAATTACCGACCAAATGCTACGAGATGCCTTCGCTGGAAATGAAGGGGTATGGATACAGGGCGAGGGTGGATTGAATCAATTTGTCTATACGGCCTTTGAAGATGCTGTAATAAAAATTGAAGATCGTCTTGGTACATCTGTGTCAAAATGGCAATGGGGTAGCTATAATAAGCTCACATTTAATCACCCATTATCAAGTGCCTCTGATCTATTAGCCAATTACTTAAATCCTGACAAGTTAGCTGTAGGGGGATCTAGTGTTACGGTACAGGCTGCAGCTGAGGATGGGTATGGTAATGTAAAACACGGGGCATCCTGGCGCTTTGTTGCGGATTTAAATGATTTATCATCTGCACAACATATTGTAGGTCCAGGGCAAAGTGGTCATGTAAAATCAAAGTGGTATGATAACCAAGTAGTAAACTGGGTGGAAGGTCATTATCATCAAACGAAAATAAATGGTGATATGGATGTACGCTATGAATTAACATTGAAAGCTGAATAA
- a CDS encoding exodeoxyribonuclease III, whose product MKFISWNVNGIRACVKKGFLDYFHEMDADFFCIQETKCQQGQIELHLDGYHQYWNSAVKKGYSGTAIFTKHEPLSVSYGIENEVAPDEGRILTLEYADFYLVNAYVPNAKRDLTRLAERLLWEERMALYLKDLDSKKPVIYCGDLNVAHEEMDIKNVKSNIGNSGFTYEERGKMTELLASGFTDTFRHFHPNETDHFTWWSYMNQVRARNIGWRIDYFIVSNRIVGQIEDAAIHSQVLGSDHCPILLKLK is encoded by the coding sequence ATGAAGTTTATTTCATGGAATGTGAACGGCATCCGCGCATGTGTCAAGAAAGGGTTTTTAGATTATTTTCACGAGATGGACGCGGATTTTTTCTGTATACAAGAAACAAAATGTCAACAAGGGCAAATCGAGCTTCACCTTGATGGCTATCATCAATACTGGAACTCGGCGGTCAAGAAGGGCTATTCAGGAACAGCCATTTTCACAAAGCATGAGCCACTATCCGTAAGCTACGGGATTGAAAATGAAGTAGCTCCTGATGAAGGACGAATTTTGACGTTGGAGTATGCGGATTTTTATTTAGTGAATGCCTATGTTCCAAATGCAAAACGTGATTTGACACGTTTAGCAGAGCGGCTTTTATGGGAGGAACGTATGGCGCTGTATTTAAAGGACCTTGATAGCAAGAAGCCGGTCATTTATTGTGGCGATTTAAACGTGGCCCATGAAGAAATGGATATAAAAAATGTGAAATCGAATATCGGGAATTCGGGCTTTACATATGAGGAACGCGGAAAAATGACCGAGTTATTAGCAAGCGGCTTTACGGATACGTTCCGCCATTTCCATCCAAATGAAACGGACCATTTTACATGGTGGTCGTATATGAATCAAGTGCGTGCACGTAATATCGGTTGGCGCATCGACTATTTCATCGTATCCAACCGTATCGTAGGACAAATAGAAGATGCAGCGATTCATTCGCAAGTTTTAGGGAGCGATCATTGTCCGATTCTTTTAAAGTTAAAGTAG
- the murB gene encoding UDP-N-acetylmuramate dehydrogenase, producing the protein MTIEQWVNDLLQWIPSTNVKINESLKKYTMTKLGGNADVFVMPETEQQAVAVIRYAHQNRIPLLMLGNGSNMVVRDGGVRGIVIHFALLNEIRIEGTTVFAQSGALLKEVSKQSAEDSLTGFEFACGIPGSIGGAMAMNAGAYGGEIKDIVTSCTVVTVEGEVLVLSNEQLELSYRKSIIAKKGYFVLSATFELVKGEQQQIDAKVADLTYQRESKQPLEYPSAGSVFKRPPGYFAGKLIQDSELQGKGVGGAEVSTKHAGFIINKNNATAKDYIETIQMVQRVVKEKFDVDLEMEVKIVGEEA; encoded by the coding sequence ATGACGATTGAGCAATGGGTAAATGATTTATTACAGTGGATTCCATCAACGAATGTAAAGATAAATGAATCGTTAAAAAAATATACGATGACAAAGCTAGGTGGCAATGCAGATGTATTTGTTATGCCGGAAACAGAACAACAGGCAGTAGCAGTGATTCGATATGCACATCAAAACCGAATTCCATTGTTAATGCTTGGCAATGGATCGAATATGGTCGTGCGTGATGGCGGTGTACGTGGCATCGTGATCCATTTTGCGCTATTAAATGAGATTCGTATTGAGGGTACGACTGTTTTTGCACAAAGCGGTGCATTATTAAAAGAAGTTTCAAAGCAATCCGCAGAAGATAGTTTAACGGGCTTTGAGTTTGCCTGTGGTATCCCGGGTTCAATTGGCGGTGCGATGGCTATGAATGCCGGTGCTTACGGTGGTGAGATTAAAGATATCGTCACATCTTGCACGGTCGTAACAGTGGAAGGTGAAGTGCTAGTACTATCCAATGAACAGCTAGAGCTTTCTTATCGTAAAAGCATTATTGCGAAAAAAGGCTATTTTGTACTGTCTGCTACATTTGAATTAGTAAAAGGCGAGCAACAGCAAATTGATGCCAAGGTTGCTGATTTAACATACCAACGTGAATCAAAGCAACCGCTTGAATATCCATCAGCAGGGAGTGTGTTTAAAAGACCTCCAGGCTATTTTGCAGGAAAACTTATTCAAGATAGCGAATTACAAGGCAAAGGCGTTGGTGGTGCCGAAGTATCAACGAAGCATGCAGGCTTTATCATCAATAAAAACAATGCAACTGCAAAAGATTACATCGAAACCATTCAAATGGTACAGCGCGTTGTGAAGGAAAAATTTGATGTGGATTTAGAAATGGAAGTAAAAATTGTCGGCGAAGAGGCTTAA
- a CDS encoding winged helix-turn-helix transcriptional regulator, whose product MKETALCPRLSKAMELVGKRWTALIIYQLLEGPQRFNAIEAALPISGRLLSERLKELEKEGIVERKVFSEVPIRVEYNLTSKGLSLEQAVREIEIWSKKWL is encoded by the coding sequence ATGAAAGAAACAGCATTATGTCCACGTTTATCGAAGGCAATGGAACTTGTGGGTAAGCGTTGGACCGCATTAATTATTTATCAATTATTAGAAGGTCCGCAGCGTTTTAATGCGATTGAAGCGGCGTTACCGATAAGTGGCAGATTATTGTCGGAACGCCTAAAGGAGCTTGAAAAAGAGGGAATTGTTGAGCGAAAAGTATTTTCAGAAGTACCGATTCGCGTGGAGTACAATTTGACGAGCAAAGGACTCTCACTTGAGCAAGCCGTTCGTGAAATTGAAATATGGTCAAAAAAATGGCTCTAG
- a CDS encoding YceI family protein: MATYIVDVFHSSVNFTIKHMMITKVNGTFDSFSAQIEANDIEAFDISTIRFDLDVASINTRDVSRDHHLISADFFDADRYPKISFVLTSTEGTNNPYKLHGNLTIKDVTRPVTFDVTYNGHVKSPWEAEAYGFSCTTVINRKDFGLVYNATLEAGGFLIDELVTISVELELEQHKHLLHNSI, translated from the coding sequence ATGGCAACTTATATAGTTGACGTATTCCATTCTTCTGTTAACTTTACAATCAAGCATATGATGATTACAAAGGTTAATGGAACATTCGATTCTTTTTCAGCTCAAATTGAAGCGAATGATATCGAAGCATTCGACATTTCAACCATTCGTTTTGATTTAGATGTGGCAAGTATTAATACCCGTGATGTTTCGCGCGATCACCACTTAATATCTGCTGATTTCTTCGATGCAGATCGCTACCCTAAAATTTCCTTCGTTCTAACATCTACAGAAGGAACCAATAATCCATATAAGCTTCATGGCAATTTAACCATTAAAGATGTAACAAGACCTGTTACATTTGACGTTACATACAATGGTCATGTAAAAAGTCCATGGGAAGCCGAAGCCTATGGTTTTTCTTGTACAACGGTTATCAACCGTAAAGATTTTGGCTTGGTATATAATGCGACACTAGAAGCAGGGGGCTTTCTTATCGATGAGCTTGTGACGATTTCGGTTGAATTGGAATTAGAACAACACAAACACTTACTACATAACAGTATTTGA
- a CDS encoding FMN-dependent NADH-azoreductase, translated as MTNVLVVKANNRPDGISTKMYNTFMEEVATVEGLNVSTFDVFEENLEYFGQELFNAFGKLQNGEALTAREQASVDSMNKSRAALDAAEVVVFAFPLWNLTIPAALQSFIDYTYSAGYSFKYGEQGQLISLMTDKKYILLNARGGYYSTPEMAPMEMSVNYMNSVIGGVYGMEKVEEVIIEGHNANPAEAENIIAAGLENVKAAAQKLAKVTA; from the coding sequence ATGACAAACGTATTAGTAGTAAAAGCAAACAACCGTCCAGACGGTATTTCAACAAAAATGTATAATACTTTCATGGAAGAGGTAGCAACTGTTGAAGGGTTAAATGTATCAACATTTGACGTATTTGAAGAAAACTTAGAATACTTCGGTCAAGAATTATTCAATGCATTCGGTAAATTACAAAACGGTGAAGCTTTAACAGCTCGTGAACAAGCTTCAGTTGATTCAATGAACAAATCTCGTGCAGCTTTAGATGCAGCAGAAGTAGTTGTATTTGCTTTCCCATTATGGAACCTAACAATTCCAGCAGCTTTACAATCATTCATTGACTACACTTATAGCGCTGGCTATTCATTTAAATATGGTGAGCAAGGTCAATTAATTAGCTTAATGACAGACAAGAAATACATCTTATTAAATGCTCGTGGTGGTTACTACTCAACACCAGAAATGGCTCCTATGGAAATGTCAGTTAACTACATGAACAGTGTAATTGGTGGCGTTTATGGTATGGAAAAAGTAGAAGAAGTAATTATCGAAGGTCACAATGCCAACCCTGCAGAAGCAGAAAACATCATTGCTGCTGGATTAGAAAATGTTAAAGCAGCAGCTCAAAAATTAGCAAAAGTAACTGCATAA
- a CDS encoding DsbA family oxidoreductase, which translates to MKIEVWSDYVCPFCYIGKTQLEQVLEQAGYGEAIEVELKSYLLDPTVKEDASEPVYESLQQKYGMSIEEVKNMTQNIVGRASEVGLNFNFDEMKNANTVKAHRLAKWAETKGKGKAFSERVLKAYFTEGQLIGLDETLLKIAEEVGLVREQAQAILASDDYLAEMQQDIAVAQQLGVRGVPFFVIDQKYGISGAQPKEVFEQAIEKAAQEAGLRKPLKMQGGNGATCTDDSCEI; encoded by the coding sequence ATGAAAATTGAAGTATGGTCAGATTATGTGTGTCCATTTTGTTATATTGGTAAAACACAATTAGAGCAAGTATTAGAACAAGCAGGTTACGGAGAGGCTATTGAAGTAGAGCTGAAAAGTTATTTACTAGATCCGACAGTGAAGGAAGATGCATCAGAGCCGGTGTATGAGAGCTTACAACAAAAGTACGGCATGTCAATCGAAGAAGTGAAAAACATGACGCAAAATATAGTAGGCCGTGCCAGTGAAGTTGGATTGAATTTTAACTTCGATGAAATGAAAAATGCCAATACAGTGAAAGCACACCGTTTAGCAAAGTGGGCTGAAACAAAAGGCAAGGGCAAAGCATTTTCAGAACGCGTATTAAAGGCTTATTTTACAGAGGGTCAATTAATTGGACTAGATGAAACCTTACTAAAAATCGCTGAGGAAGTTGGTTTAGTGCGTGAACAAGCGCAAGCCATATTAGCAAGTGATGATTATTTAGCGGAGATGCAACAAGATATTGCCGTTGCACAACAACTAGGTGTACGAGGCGTGCCTTTCTTTGTAATTGATCAAAAATATGGTATTTCAGGCGCACAACCAAAAGAAGTGTTTGAACAAGCCATCGAAAAAGCAGCACAAGAGGCGGGCTTACGTAAACCATTAAAAATGCAGGGTGGTAATGGTGCTACATGCACGGATGATTCATGCGAAATCTAA
- a CDS encoding FAD-dependent oxidoreductase, with protein sequence MRQSLWLSDQQPSSAPSVQQSITCDICIVGGGISGIYSAYVLAKQGFSVVLIEGLSHFANGTTAYSTGKLSTQHDLIYSKLSLEDGLLYYKANRQAIEQVMEQNPASFSRATSFLYSTTQQGKAQLMEEARRYEQLGIPHIATKETELALSVELALGIKDEAQINPVAFTNHFAALAKKHGAQLYLNTRITKIELKKRLLLTNLAHSIHYKKLILCTHYPIEALKNLTMLKLQVSRSYLSATKCNDLLEGQYLSIDPSSRTIRTAVMGEDSYLLYGGYSHIVGKQSDVNYFGSLQHEVQTLFELPAPSFCWDAQDMMTFDQIPYIGQVDESDDSLYMATGFNKWGLSSSLVAGHLLCDLLKGIKNPTSALFSPSRSNFGKALYFMLQNGSFIGKEFVKGYVTRQDAPRCTHLGCKTRWNEDDETWDCPCHGSRYNKDGQVIEGPAVYPLDIKKSGHSN encoded by the coding sequence TTGAGACAATCGCTCTGGCTATCTGACCAGCAACCTAGCTCTGCTCCATCTGTCCAACAGTCGATTACTTGCGACATTTGTATCGTAGGAGGGGGCATTAGTGGCATTTATAGTGCCTATGTATTAGCAAAACAAGGCTTTTCAGTTGTACTAATTGAAGGATTATCACATTTTGCCAACGGAACAACTGCCTACTCCACTGGCAAATTATCCACACAGCATGATTTAATTTATTCCAAGCTTTCGCTAGAAGATGGGCTTCTTTATTACAAAGCAAATCGTCAAGCAATTGAACAAGTTATGGAGCAAAATCCAGCGAGCTTTTCACGCGCTACATCCTTTTTATATAGCACCACGCAACAAGGCAAGGCGCAATTGATGGAGGAAGCGCGACGCTATGAACAATTAGGCATCCCTCATATCGCAACAAAGGAAACAGAGCTTGCACTTTCCGTCGAGCTGGCTCTCGGTATAAAGGACGAGGCACAAATTAACCCTGTCGCCTTTACTAATCACTTTGCGGCACTGGCTAAAAAGCATGGGGCACAGCTCTATTTAAATACACGTATTACAAAAATCGAGTTAAAAAAGCGCCTTTTGCTAACAAATTTAGCGCATTCTATACACTATAAAAAGCTTATTTTATGTACGCATTACCCCATTGAAGCTTTAAAAAATTTAACGATGCTCAAATTACAAGTAAGCCGTTCCTATTTATCCGCAACAAAGTGCAATGATTTACTTGAGGGACAATATTTAAGCATCGATCCATCCAGTCGAACAATTCGAACGGCCGTCATGGGGGAGGATTCTTATTTACTATATGGGGGCTATTCACATATAGTTGGAAAGCAATCTGATGTGAATTACTTCGGGTCCCTTCAGCATGAGGTGCAGACGTTGTTTGAACTACCGGCACCTAGCTTTTGCTGGGATGCACAGGACATGATGACATTTGATCAAATCCCATATATTGGGCAAGTAGACGAGTCCGATGATTCGCTCTATATGGCAACAGGCTTTAATAAATGGGGGCTGTCCTCATCACTTGTCGCGGGGCATTTGCTCTGTGATTTATTAAAAGGAATAAAAAATCCCACTAGCGCCTTATTTTCACCGAGTCGCTCGAATTTTGGGAAAGCATTATATTTTATGTTGCAAAACGGAAGCTTTATCGGGAAGGAATTTGTCAAAGGCTATGTAACCCGCCAAGATGCACCGCGCTGTACGCATTTAGGCTGTAAAACAAGATGGAATGAAGACGATGAGACTTGGGACTGTCCATGTCATGGCTCACGCTACAATAAAGACGGCCAAGTAATCGAGGGACCTGCTGTTTATCCGCTTGACATCAAAAAATCCGGTCATTCCAATTAA